A window of Polaribacter litorisediminis contains these coding sequences:
- a CDS encoding DUF6090 family protein has translation MPNKTGKPAFAAGRYFKYAIGEIILVVIGILIAIQLNEWRNDSINTKQKQKVLLALKAEFEANLTQLDKVYYYQTNTLNALNKTMNLIDSINYISDDKVFIETILDMKYEYSYNPTNGALRSAVSSGDIHLIDSQRLIELLFSWEDLVKDSFEESERQNKYASDSYLLLDKYIQLKEVHFEKGSKHPSDFVGLFKDAFFEDYTLRMAFNTYSYKKELEGIRKSNVEIIQSLDQELKK, from the coding sequence ATGCCAAACAAAACAGGAAAGCCTGCCTTTGCCGCAGGCAGGTATTTTAAATACGCCATTGGTGAAATTATTCTTGTGGTTATTGGTATTTTAATAGCCATTCAATTAAATGAATGGAGAAACGACAGCATAAACACCAAACAAAAACAAAAGGTGTTATTGGCGTTAAAGGCTGAGTTTGAAGCTAACTTAACACAATTAGACAAAGTTTATTATTACCAGACAAACACATTGAATGCTTTAAACAAAACCATGAACCTTATCGATTCTATTAACTATATATCAGATGATAAAGTTTTTATAGAAACAATTTTGGATATGAAATACGAATATAGTTATAATCCAACCAACGGAGCGTTGCGCTCTGCAGTATCGTCAGGAGATATTCATTTAATTGATAGTCAACGACTCATAGAATTATTGTTTAGTTGGGAAGATTTGGTTAAAGATTCATTTGAAGAATCCGAAAGGCAAAATAAATATGCAAGCGATTCCTATTTATTATTAGATAAGTACATTCAATTGAAAGAAGTCCATTTTGAAAAAGGAAGTAAACATCCATCTGATTTTGTTGGCTTATTTAAAGATGCTTTTTTTGAAGATTACACATTACGTATGGCATTTAATACGTATTCCTATAAAAAGGAACTAGAGGGTATAAGAAAAAGTAATGTGGAAATTATTCAATCACTTGACCAAGAATTAAAAAAATAA
- a CDS encoding DUF6090 family protein, with translation MIKFFRHIRKDLIEKNLPTGQAGKTGKYFKYALGEIVLVIIGILLALQINNWNEKRKETNQTIGLLKNMIKDLKTDISNLDREINKFNQHINSSRMLLISEDYQSLSSDSIYNLLPTNSTRYEVINLTFEKLKNVGATKILDSEELLNSITTYYTYGSNLLAMGVSWDFEYALKAADYWRLGEHFEAPILNDTLSMPFLENELERKATFIQELSSIKSRNHIRYAISRKLYVIIIFKRVKSFAEGLVASIEQELEKTK, from the coding sequence ATGATTAAATTTTTTAGACATATACGAAAAGACCTTATAGAGAAAAATCTGCCTACCGGACAGGCAGGCAAAACAGGAAAATATTTCAAGTACGCTTTGGGAGAAATTGTCTTGGTTATTATTGGTATATTGCTAGCACTACAAATTAATAATTGGAACGAAAAACGTAAAGAAACAAATCAAACCATTGGTTTATTAAAGAATATGATAAAGGATCTAAAAACTGATATTTCGAATCTTGACCGAGAGATAAATAAGTTCAACCAACACATTAATTCTAGTCGGATGCTTTTAATCTCCGAAGATTACCAATCATTATCTAGCGATTCTATATATAATTTATTGCCAACGAATAGTACTAGATATGAGGTTATCAATCTTACATTTGAAAAATTAAAGAATGTTGGCGCTACTAAAATTCTTGATTCGGAGGAATTATTGAACTCAATTACTACTTATTACACATATGGTTCCAATCTTTTAGCAATGGGAGTTTCATGGGATTTCGAATATGCCTTAAAAGCAGCTGATTATTGGAGGTTAGGTGAACACTTTGAAGCACCAATACTTAATGATACGCTTTCAATGCCCTTTTTAGAAAATGAGTTGGAAAGGAAAGCTACGTTTATACAAGAATTATCTTCCATTAAAAGCAGAAATCATATTCGGTATGCGATATCCAGAAAATTATATGTAATAATTATATTTAAACGGGTCAAATCCTTTGCTGAAGGTCTAGTAGCGTCCATAGAACAAGAATTAGAAAAAACAAAATAA
- a CDS encoding DUF6090 family protein, producing MIKFFRRIRQNLLMQNKTGKPAYRTGRYFKYAIGEILLVIIGILIAVSINGWNEDRKLAIEEQSLLKDLKQEMDLNLKTLKIVIAQHEESLEAAEEMMILFKDRDAFNKMPTKTFSELTWKMEKNSTYDPQNGILNSLINSGRLSLFSNKELKYLLASFKELTVDAFEDTHAIQKQRPPLVHKFYLSGYEKKNGKIISYNFKQIYDNEEFRLYTWLYFIVTRKGGLTEERNLKLELEKIMNLINQEIKK from the coding sequence ATGATTAAATTCTTCAGACGAATCAGACAAAACTTATTAATGCAAAATAAAACAGGCAAACCTGCCTACCGGACAGGCAGGTACTTCAAATACGCCATAGGCGAAATTCTACTAGTAATTATAGGAATTCTAATAGCTGTATCTATTAATGGTTGGAATGAAGACAGAAAGTTAGCTATTGAAGAACAATCTCTGCTAAAGGACTTAAAACAAGAAATGGATTTAAATCTAAAAACATTAAAAATTGTCATTGCGCAACATGAAGAATCACTTGAGGCCGCAGAAGAAATGATGATCCTTTTTAAGGACAGAGATGCTTTCAATAAAATGCCTACAAAAACATTTTCGGAACTTACTTGGAAGATGGAAAAAAACTCTACGTACGATCCTCAAAATGGAATTCTTAATTCCTTAATTAATTCAGGACGTTTAAGTTTGTTTTCTAACAAAGAACTCAAATATTTATTAGCCTCATTCAAGGAATTGACAGTTGATGCTTTTGAAGATACTCATGCTATACAAAAACAAAGACCACCATTAGTGCACAAATTCTATCTGAGTGGATACGAAAAAAAGAATGGTAAAATTATTTCGTATAATTTCAAACAAATTTATGATAATGAAGAATTTAGGCTTTACACTTGGTTATATTTTATCGTAACGCGAAAAGGTGGTCTGACAGAAGAGCGCAATTTAAAGCTAGAATTAGAAAAGATTATGAACCTAATTAATCAAGAAATTAAAAAATAA
- a CDS encoding DUF3237 domain-containing protein, with protein sequence MKKSKLNFLAFICFQLLFIQVIMAQKAELKYELLYEIEFTLDSIIDVGKTPLGKRVIYPVTGGVFEGPKLKGKVLPIGADWLVEFESGTRKLDVNVVLETDDGAIIYVTYTGFYHSNDDGSVYFRIIPIFETSSEKYNWLNHTISVGIGRSKKGGVAYTVYAIK encoded by the coding sequence ATGAAAAAATCAAAATTAAACTTCTTAGCATTCATTTGCTTTCAACTATTATTTATACAAGTCATTATGGCTCAAAAAGCCGAATTGAAATATGAGCTACTATATGAAATTGAATTCACGCTAGATTCGATTATTGATGTGGGGAAGACACCTTTAGGAAAAAGAGTTATTTATCCAGTAACTGGTGGCGTATTCGAAGGACCAAAATTGAAAGGAAAAGTTTTACCTATTGGTGCAGATTGGCTTGTTGAATTTGAATCTGGGACAAGAAAATTGGATGTTAACGTAGTTCTTGAAACGGATGATGGGGCAATTATTTATGTTACTTATACTGGATTTTATCACAGCAATGATGACGGAAGTGTCTATTTTAGAATAATTCCAATTTTTGAAACTAGTTCAGAAAAGTACAATTGGTTAAATCATACCATTTCAGTGGGTATAGGAAGAAGTAAAAAAGGAGGTGTTGCATATACAGTTTATGCTATAAAATAA
- a CDS encoding DUF6090 family protein yields the protein MEKSKTGKPAFAVGRYLKYAIGEIVLVIIGILIAVSINGWNEDRKLKNEEKNSLKDLRTELASNIEGLAKVVEFHQRSFDSASKLQSLFNDEEAFKVMPDSLYRKLVRSMVLTYTFNPNLGILKSLISSGKINTISNKELLYSLSSLEDTIIDALEDQIRITGLMDNLIEKIVTACMDTSIFQNSKDISTCRFYNPTFRHMTQRLYINLGKNGLIEERALIEKFNHILVLIDEEIKK from the coding sequence ATGGAAAAAAGCAAAACTGGCAAGCCTGCCTTTGCAGTAGGCAGGTATTTAAAATATGCTATTGGTGAAATTGTACTTGTAATTATTGGAATTCTAATTGCGGTATCTATTAATGGTTGGAATGAAGACCGAAAACTGAAAAATGAAGAGAAAAACTCACTTAAAGATCTTAGAACCGAATTAGCATCCAATATTGAAGGGCTTGCCAAGGTAGTAGAATTCCATCAAAGATCATTTGACAGTGCCAGTAAATTACAAAGTTTATTTAATGACGAAGAAGCTTTCAAAGTAATGCCTGATAGTCTATATCGCAAACTAGTAAGGAGTATGGTACTTACTTATACTTTTAATCCGAATTTGGGCATATTAAAATCACTTATCTCATCCGGAAAAATCAATACTATTTCTAATAAAGAATTACTGTATTCTTTATCCTCTTTAGAGGATACTATTATAGATGCCTTGGAAGATCAAATAAGAATTACTGGCTTGATGGATAATTTAATTGAAAAAATAGTTACGGCTTGTATGGATACAAGTATCTTCCAAAACTCCAAAGACATTTCTACCTGTCGATTTTATAACCCTACATTTAGACATATGACGCAACGTTTATACATAAATTTAGGAAAAAACGGGTTAATAGAGGAACGAGCATTAATTGAAAAATTTAACCATATTCTTGTACTTATAGATGAAGAGATTAAAAAATAA
- a CDS encoding DUF3237 domain-containing protein: MKKSKLNFLAFICFQLLFIQVIMAQKAELKYELLYEIEFTLDSIIDVGKTPLGKRVIYPVTGGVFEGPKLKGKVLPIGADWLVEFESGTRKLDVNVVLETDDGAIIYVTYTGFYHSNDDGSVYFRIIPIFETSSEKYKWLNHTISVGIGRSKKGGVAYTVYAIK; the protein is encoded by the coding sequence ATGAAAAAATCAAAATTAAACTTCTTAGCATTCATTTGCTTTCAACTATTATTTATACAAGTCATTATGGCTCAAAAAGCAGAATTGAAATATGAGCTACTATATGAAATTGAATTCACGCTAGATTCGATTATTGATGTGGGGAAGACACCTTTAGGAAAAAGAGTCATTTATCCAGTAACTGGTGGCGTATTCGAAGGACCAAAATTGAAAGGAAAAGTTTTACCTATTGGTGCAGATTGGCTTGTTGAATTTGAATCTGGGACAAGAAAATTGGATGTTAACGTAGTGCTTGAAACGGATGATGGGGCAATTATTTATGTTACTTATACTGGATTTTATCACAGCAATGATGACGGAAGTGTCTATTTTAGAATAATTCCAATTTTTGAAACTAGTTCAGAAAAGTACAAATGGTTAAATCATACCATTTCAGTGGGTATAGGAAGAAGTAAAAAAGGAGGTGTTGCATATACAGTTTATGCTATAAAATAA
- a CDS encoding DUF6090 family protein, with translation MEKNLPTGQAGKTGKPIFAAGRYLKYAIGEIILVVIGIIIALQINNSNELRKEKDQETIILSDIKEDFLATRLNFLETIKNQERSILGSRDLIDAIEAQDYSIHPDLIRKYILRGAFSHHPAIAITGSYNAIIGSGKTSIIKNKELLKALANFSSQYQAGFEDETKSDNLLNLMMAASKDFYSPLSDDVVRKSIALKKKYSLQEKEIAVKNLYENEAFLAFLIQKTKWETSRATYHKKLLKSLNKVLYQFNFNELTPEKEVYSKYIGNYTNKAVEPIKISYANESLYVTGWGGAKSELVQLKNSLFYAISWNQTLEFISDDNATNKVLTQWMDRDPVEFEKVEN, from the coding sequence ATGGAGAAAAACCTGCCTACCGGACAGGCAGGCAAAACAGGAAAGCCTATCTTTGCCGCAGGTAGGTATTTAAAATACGCCATTGGTGAGATTATTCTGGTGGTCATTGGTATCATAATCGCTTTACAGATTAACAATAGTAATGAACTAAGAAAAGAGAAGGACCAAGAAACTATAATTCTTTCAGACATTAAAGAGGACTTTTTAGCCACACGTTTAAATTTTCTTGAAACTATAAAAAATCAGGAACGATCTATATTGGGTTCTCGAGATTTAATAGATGCTATAGAAGCTCAAGATTATTCAATTCATCCAGATCTTATTAGAAAATATATTCTCAGAGGTGCGTTTTCACACCATCCAGCGATAGCTATTACGGGAAGTTACAACGCCATTATAGGTTCAGGAAAAACTTCGATCATTAAAAATAAAGAATTGCTCAAAGCTTTGGCAAACTTCTCTTCGCAATACCAAGCTGGTTTTGAAGATGAAACGAAGTCTGATAATCTTTTAAATTTAATGATGGCCGCTTCAAAAGACTTTTATTCCCCTTTGAGTGATGATGTTGTGAGGAAATCTATTGCTCTTAAAAAAAAATACAGTTTACAAGAAAAAGAAATAGCAGTTAAGAATCTTTATGAAAATGAAGCCTTTTTAGCTTTTTTGATTCAAAAAACGAAATGGGAAACCAGTAGAGCCACATACCATAAGAAGCTTCTCAAATCTTTGAATAAGGTTTTGTATCAGTTTAATTTTAATGAACTCACACCCGAAAAAGAAGTATACAGCAAATACATTGGCAACTACACGAATAAAGCTGTTGAACCCATAAAAATTAGTTATGCTAATGAATCTCTATATGTTACTGGATGGGGCGGAGCAAAATCGGAACTTGTACAATTGAAGAATTCTCTTTTCTACGCTATTAGCTGGAATCAAACCCTAGAGTTTATTAGTGATGATAATGCTACAAACAAAGTTTTAACCCAATGGATGGACAGAGATCCAGTAGAATTTGAAAAAGTTGAAAACTAA
- a CDS encoding DUF6090 family protein, producing MENKTGKYFKYAIGEIVLVMIGILLALQVSNWNQERKEADKEQLLLEALHQEFLENRNQLDSVVFVHERSLASTQKMISRFPINIKTVNLDTLSKSFQYWGNWSTFNPSQGVIKSLVNSSTFELISNPELRVLLVSWEDVLADYKEEEDIAVQLLYDDLFPELASNIAWRSSGLMDDRFDKNYLTTFNFENLFLRRADILRTILGIDSKNNYELLQIKVTIDRIIELSRKKTNDKIL from the coding sequence ATGGAAAACAAAACAGGAAAATATTTTAAATATGCTATTGGAGAAATTGTGTTAGTCATGATTGGGATCCTACTAGCCTTGCAAGTAAGCAACTGGAATCAGGAGCGCAAGGAAGCAGACAAAGAGCAATTACTGTTAGAGGCGCTTCATCAGGAGTTCCTAGAAAATAGAAACCAATTAGATAGTGTCGTTTTTGTACATGAGCGATCTTTAGCTAGTACGCAAAAAATGATTTCGAGATTCCCTATAAATATAAAAACAGTCAATCTAGACACATTGAGTAAAAGTTTCCAATATTGGGGGAATTGGAGTACATTTAATCCATCACAAGGCGTAATCAAGTCTTTGGTCAACTCTTCCACTTTCGAGCTGATTTCCAATCCTGAATTAAGAGTACTCCTAGTATCATGGGAGGATGTGTTAGCCGACTATAAAGAAGAAGAGGACATTGCAGTACAACTTCTCTATGATGATCTTTTTCCAGAGCTAGCATCTAATATTGCTTGGCGGAGTAGTGGACTGATGGATGATAGATTTGATAAAAACTACCTTACTACCTTCAACTTCGAGAATCTATTCTTGAGGAGAGCGGATATTTTAAGGACCATATTAGGTATAGATTCAAAAAACAATTACGAGCTATTACAAATCAAGGTGACCATCGATCGTATCATCGAACTTTCAAGAAAAAAAACCAATGATAAAATTCTTTAG
- a CDS encoding DUF6090 family protein, producing MENKTGKYFKYAIGEIVLVMIGILLALQVSNWNQERKEADKEQLLLEALHQEFLENRNQLDSVVFVHERSLASTQKMISRFPINIKTVNLDTLSKSFQYWGNWSTFNPSQGVIKSLVNSSTFELISNPELRVLLVSWEDVLADYKEEEDIAVQLLYDDLFPELASNIAWRSSGLMDDRFDKNYLTTFNFENLFLRRADILRTILGIDSKNNYELLQIKVTIDRIIELSRKKTNDKIL from the coding sequence ATGGAAAACAAAACAGGAAAATATTTTAAATATGCTATTGGAGAAATTGTGTTAGTCATGATTGGGATCCTACTAGCCTTGCAAGTAAGCAACTGGAATCAGGAGCGCAAGGAAGCAGACAAAGAGCAATTACTGTTAGAGGCGCTTCATCAGGAGTTCCTAGAAAATAGAAACCAATTAGATAGTGTCGTTTTTGTACATGAGCGATCTTTAGCTAGTACGCAAAAAATGATTTCGAGATTCCCTATAAATATAAAAACAGTCAATCTAGACACATTGAGTAAAAGTTTCCAATATTGGGGGAATTGGAGTACATTTAATCCATCCCAAGGCGTAATTAAGTCTTTGGTCAACTCTTCCACTTTCGAGCTGATTTCCAATCCTGAATTAAGAGTACTCCTGGTATCATGGGAGGATGTGTTAGCCGACTATAAAGAAGAAGAGGACATTGCAGTACAACTTCTCTATGATGATCTTTTTCCGGAGCTAGCATCTAATATTGCTTGGCGGAGTAGTGGACTGATGGATGATAGATTTGATAAAAACTACCTTACTACCTTCAACTTCGAGAATCTATTCTTGAGGAGAGCGGATATTTTAAGGACCATATTAGGCATAGATTCAAAAAACAATTACGAGCTATTACAAATCAAGGTGACCATCGATCGTATCATCGAACTTTCAAGAAAAAAAACCAATGATAAAATTCTTTAG
- a CDS encoding DUF6090 family protein, with translation MENKTGKYFKYAIGEIILVVIGILIAIQLNEWRNDIVNTKQKQKVLVALKLDFEENLLQLDGKLENQEKSFWKFRKTRDLIDSINYITDNTVLKENLGHGGYSDSFNPFNGALRSAMSSGDIHLVKGERLTKLLFTWEDLVIDSYEEIELLVSYGSDPYYRLIHSYTQARDLGKKLPDDKGSKHSSNFVGLFKDPLFENYTQQMFYYSFNYIKELKKIRINNLEILKLIEQELKK, from the coding sequence ATGGAAAACAAAACGGGAAAATATTTTAAATATGCTATTGGAGAAATTATATTGGTTGTTATTGGAATTTTAATTGCTATTCAATTAAATGAATGGAGAAATGATATCGTAAACACCAAACAAAAACAGAAAGTATTAGTAGCCTTAAAGTTAGATTTTGAAGAGAATCTTTTACAATTAGACGGAAAATTAGAAAACCAAGAAAAAAGCTTTTGGAAATTTCGGAAAACAAGAGATTTGATCGATTCTATAAATTATATCACAGATAATACAGTGTTAAAAGAAAACTTGGGACATGGTGGGTATTCAGATAGTTTTAATCCATTTAATGGGGCCTTGCGTTCTGCTATGTCCTCAGGAGATATTCATTTAGTTAAAGGTGAGCGTTTAACTAAATTATTATTTACTTGGGAGGACTTGGTTATTGATTCTTATGAAGAGATTGAACTTCTTGTAAGTTACGGTTCAGACCCATATTATCGATTGATACATAGCTATACCCAAGCAAGAGATTTAGGTAAAAAATTACCCGATGATAAAGGGAGTAAGCACTCATCTAATTTCGTTGGTTTATTTAAGGATCCACTATTTGAAAATTATACCCAACAAATGTTTTATTACTCATTCAATTATATAAAAGAACTAAAAAAAATTAGAATAAATAATTTAGAAATACTAAAGTTAATCGAACAAGAATTAAAAAAATAA
- a CDS encoding IS110 family transposase, with protein sequence MNIKDTVGIDMSKLTFDARIHSSQIESEFQNDKKGYKKLVDWTYKNSELPKENIIFVFEHTGLYSDGLSVYLASKHIPFFLVPGLEIKQSMGMTRGKSDKADAKKIAKYAYRMRDEITPTKLSCKEEQSLKHLLSLRQRLVKQRAGFKASLKEQKRVLVKKDNKTLLSTQQKMISYLTKQIQEVEHEMMDVLKSNQSMLNNYKLITSIKGIGSQTALFMIAYTANFTKFKNHRKFASYSGIAPFQNQSGTSIRGKTKVSNLANKKIKSLLDLCAKTSIQHNAEMRIYYEKRVAEGKNKMSTINIIRNKLVSRIFAVVNRKEPYIDTMKYAA encoded by the coding sequence ATGAATATTAAAGACACAGTTGGCATCGACATGAGCAAATTAACTTTCGATGCAAGAATCCATTCCAGTCAAATTGAAAGTGAATTTCAAAATGACAAAAAAGGCTACAAAAAATTGGTTGATTGGACTTACAAGAATTCTGAGTTACCAAAAGAGAACATCATTTTTGTGTTTGAACACACTGGACTTTACTCTGATGGTTTATCCGTTTATTTAGCATCAAAACACATTCCTTTTTTTCTAGTTCCAGGTCTTGAAATTAAACAATCAATGGGAATGACAAGAGGTAAAAGCGATAAAGCAGATGCAAAAAAGATAGCAAAATATGCTTATCGAATGAGAGATGAGATTACACCTACAAAGCTTTCGTGTAAGGAAGAACAAAGCCTTAAGCACCTTCTTTCTCTCCGCCAGAGGTTAGTAAAGCAAAGAGCTGGTTTTAAAGCTTCGCTTAAAGAACAAAAGCGTGTGCTTGTTAAAAAAGATAATAAAACACTCCTATCCACTCAGCAGAAAATGATTAGCTACTTGACTAAACAAATTCAAGAAGTAGAACATGAAATGATGGATGTTTTAAAGAGTAACCAAAGCATGCTAAATAATTATAAGCTAATAACATCCATTAAAGGTATCGGATCTCAGACAGCTCTGTTTATGATAGCATACACAGCTAACTTTACTAAGTTCAAAAACCATCGAAAATTTGCATCTTATTCTGGTATTGCTCCATTTCAAAATCAATCTGGAACTAGTATAAGAGGTAAAACTAAAGTGAGTAATCTGGCAAATAAAAAAATAAAAAGTCTTCTTGATTTGTGTGCAAAAACAAGTATCCAACATAATGCTGAAATGAGAATTTACTATGAAAAAAGAGTAGCAGAAGGAAAGAATAAAATGAGTACAATAAATATAATAAGAAACAAATTAGTATCAAGAATATTCGCGGTTGTTAATAGAAAAGAGCCTTATATAGACACCATGAAATATGCTGCTTAA
- a CDS encoding DUF6090 family protein, translated as MEKNKTGKPAFAAGRYFKYAIGEIVLVMIGILLALQVNNWNENRKISNTEQLLLRDLKTEIQSNIIALDTIIKSHRASLNAIITFDSIITNLKQFNSPLELDTLFKTHDFNMTYDPRTGILNSIINSGKLDYISNRELRYKFSSLNDIIIDTNESANDFSEQRSQFYWPLLGQLYQRQTDERFKFNTIKILNSSEFNWWLVLAKSSRIEGLAEENDLMKTLKEILELIENEIIK; from the coding sequence ATGGAAAAAAATAAAACTGGAAAGCCTGCCTTTGCCGCAGGCAGGTATTTTAAATATGCAATCGGAGAAATTGTGTTAGTAATGATAGGTATATTATTGGCTTTACAAGTTAATAATTGGAATGAGAACAGAAAAATTAGCAATACTGAACAGCTATTATTGCGCGATTTAAAAACAGAAATACAATCAAACATCATTGCTCTTGATACGATAATAAAATCTCACAGAGCATCTCTAAATGCAATAATAACCTTCGATTCGATAATCACTAACTTAAAACAATTTAATAGTCCTCTTGAATTGGATACATTATTTAAAACACACGATTTTAATATGACCTATGATCCCAGAACAGGTATTCTCAACTCAATTATCAATTCAGGTAAATTAGATTACATTTCCAATAGAGAATTACGATATAAGTTTTCTTCTTTAAACGATATTATTATTGACACCAATGAATCGGCTAATGATTTTAGTGAACAGAGATCGCAATTCTATTGGCCATTACTAGGTCAGTTATATCAGCGTCAAACAGATGAAAGGTTTAAATTTAATACAATAAAAATTTTAAATAGTTCAGAATTTAATTGGTGGTTAGTGCTCGCGAAGAGTAGTAGAATAGAAGGATTGGCCGAGGAGAACGATCTTATGAAAACCCTTAAGGAAATCCTAGAATTAATTGAAAATGAAATAATAAAATAA
- a CDS encoding DUF6090 family protein, with protein sequence MIKFFRHIRKQLLSENKTGKPVFAAGRYLKYAIGEILLVIIGILIAVSINGWNEDRKLKKAEQSILKDLKQEMIINLKALEFVLAENEKSFQAAIEMRALFKDRAAFDKMSNSLFYASVRKLNWNFTYDPKNGILNSIISSGQINQLSNKELKYLLASLKELTTDAMENTLKIEAQRDDLMKSAWTNAMIIKDGKNLGYNVKSIYEHPEFRWATNHLFYSQRKDGLPEEKELTATLERIIELINENINK encoded by the coding sequence ATGATTAAGTTTTTTAGACACATTCGAAAGCAATTACTTTCAGAAAATAAAACCGGAAAGCCTGTCTTTGCCGCAGGCAGGTATTTAAAATATGCTATTGGTGAAATTCTTTTGGTGATTATCGGAATTCTTATAGCAGTTTCTATTAATGGTTGGAATGAAGACCGAAAGCTAAAAAAAGCAGAGCAGTCTATTCTCAAAGACCTTAAACAAGAAATGATAATAAATCTGAAAGCTTTGGAATTCGTACTGGCGGAAAACGAAAAATCCTTTCAAGCCGCAATAGAAATGAGAGCGCTTTTTAAAGACAGAGCAGCTTTTGATAAAATGTCGAATAGTCTGTTTTATGCATCAGTTAGAAAATTAAATTGGAATTTTACTTATGATCCGAAAAATGGTATACTTAATTCCATAATCTCTTCAGGACAAATCAATCAACTTTCAAATAAGGAACTAAAATATTTACTGGCATCTCTAAAGGAATTAACAACAGATGCTATGGAAAATACACTAAAAATTGAAGCCCAAAGAGATGACTTGATGAAATCAGCTTGGACCAATGCCATGATTATTAAAGATGGAAAAAATCTGGGATATAATGTAAAATCAATATATGAGCATCCAGAATTTAGATGGGCAACGAACCATCTTTTTTATTCTCAGCGAAAAGATGGATTACCAGAAGAAAAGGAGCTCACGGCAACTTTAGAGCGTATTATTGAACTCATTAATGAAAACATTAATAAATAA
- a CDS encoding DUF6090 family protein, with product MEKNKTGKYLKYAIGEIVLVMIGILLALQVSNWNQDRKDRISERKILNNINRDFIQNKASFDLVKVDNYKNLAVLDSIVQILKEGGITIEKYNKYNKLIIGNTYNPYSSTVDAVINSNSLELIQDDELQKYLVSWKDVLADYLEGETRYFKFVNEQWRTYILENSDWAGKNREMNMKVLSSIKFRNHIMAKRALMHGIIKSIEEEPIENHINEIIRLTEPKN from the coding sequence ATGGAAAAAAACAAAACAGGTAAATACCTAAAATATGCTATTGGCGAAATTGTGTTAGTAATGATTGGCATCCTACTAGCCTTGCAAGTAAGCAACTGGAATCAAGATCGCAAAGACAGAATAAGCGAACGCAAGATATTAAACAATATAAATAGAGATTTTATCCAGAATAAGGCAAGTTTCGATTTAGTCAAAGTGGATAACTATAAAAATTTAGCTGTGTTAGACAGTATCGTACAGATACTAAAAGAAGGTGGGATAACAATAGAGAAATATAATAAATATAATAAATTGATAATCGGCAATACTTACAATCCGTATTCAAGTACCGTAGATGCAGTGATCAATTCCAATTCACTTGAATTGATACAAGACGATGAATTGCAAAAATATCTGGTATCTTGGAAAGATGTTCTAGCTGATTATCTCGAAGGGGAGACTAGATACTTCAAGTTTGTAAATGAACAATGGAGAACCTACATTTTAGAGAATTCAGATTGGGCAGGAAAAAACAGAGAGATGAATATGAAAGTCCTGTCAAGTATCAAATTTCGGAATCACATCATGGCAAAGAGAGCTCTTATGCATGGGATTATTAAATCAATAGAAGAAGAACCCATAGAAAATCATATCAATGAGATTATTCGATTAACAGAACCTAAAAACTAA